One Egicoccus halophilus genomic region harbors:
- a CDS encoding glutamate--tRNA ligase: MSSAPAPRVRFCPAPSGWLHVGSVRAALYNHLHARRHGGTFVFRIEDTDASRATEESMRSMMEAMAWIGLAHDEGPELAGDGFVTRGEYGPYRQSERTALYGAVARRLEAAGATYRDHRTAEELEAWREAQRAGQGEGPPVVKASRFEHTPEELERFAAEGRPASLRLRTPESGTVAVDDLVRGEVRWDWAQISDPVIARSDGSATYPLANSVDDLAQGITLICRGEDLLSVTPRQVLLHELLTADDGEGSTILDAALAEVGLPARDPSWTRPQAFAHLPMVVGMDRKKLSKRHGSVSIQEFARQGFLPETLRNYLALLGWAPKDGRERLDDDELVAEFELAAVGRSAAAFDVDKLTAFNGERIRDLDPDELAERLVPFLDGTYGDEALVDTPPSEQQVAVLRGLVPLVQERMQRLDEVQRYAPAFLREAVDFEADSVTKVFGKAGSVEAIEAAGRVLANVDFDVEAIESALRGLPEELGIGFGKVAQPIRVAVTGSSVSPPLFESIELLGRQRTLARLEAALPVARDARGER; the protein is encoded by the coding sequence GTGTCTTCCGCTCCCGCCCCGCGCGTCCGCTTCTGCCCTGCCCCCTCCGGTTGGCTTCACGTCGGCAGCGTCCGCGCCGCCCTCTACAACCACCTCCACGCCCGCCGGCACGGCGGCACGTTCGTGTTCCGCATCGAGGACACCGATGCCTCGCGGGCGACCGAGGAGTCGATGCGCTCGATGATGGAGGCGATGGCCTGGATCGGGCTCGCCCACGACGAGGGCCCCGAGCTCGCCGGCGACGGTTTCGTCACCCGCGGCGAGTACGGCCCGTACCGGCAGTCGGAGCGGACCGCGCTGTACGGCGCGGTCGCCCGACGCCTGGAGGCCGCGGGTGCGACCTACCGTGACCATCGCACCGCCGAGGAGCTCGAGGCGTGGCGGGAGGCGCAGCGGGCCGGCCAGGGCGAGGGCCCGCCGGTCGTCAAGGCGTCCAGGTTCGAGCACACCCCCGAGGAGCTCGAGCGGTTCGCCGCCGAGGGGCGCCCGGCGTCGCTGCGACTGCGCACCCCGGAGTCCGGGACGGTCGCGGTCGACGACCTCGTGCGCGGCGAGGTGCGCTGGGACTGGGCACAGATCTCCGACCCGGTGATCGCCCGCTCCGACGGCAGCGCGACCTACCCCCTGGCGAACTCCGTCGACGACCTCGCCCAGGGCATCACGCTGATCTGTCGCGGCGAGGACCTGCTGTCGGTCACCCCGCGCCAGGTGCTGCTGCACGAGTTGCTGACCGCCGACGACGGCGAGGGGTCGACGATCCTCGACGCCGCCCTGGCCGAGGTGGGGCTGCCGGCACGGGACCCGTCCTGGACGCGCCCGCAGGCCTTCGCCCACCTGCCGATGGTGGTCGGCATGGACCGCAAGAAGCTGTCCAAGCGACACGGGTCGGTGTCGATCCAGGAGTTCGCCCGGCAGGGGTTCCTGCCCGAGACGTTGCGCAACTACCTCGCCCTGCTGGGTTGGGCCCCCAAGGACGGTCGCGAGCGTCTGGACGACGACGAGCTCGTGGCCGAGTTCGAACTCGCCGCGGTCGGACGTTCGGCGGCGGCGTTCGACGTCGACAAACTGACCGCCTTCAACGGCGAGCGCATCCGCGACCTGGACCCCGACGAGCTCGCCGAGCGGCTGGTGCCCTTCCTCGACGGCACCTACGGTGACGAGGCGCTGGTCGACACGCCGCCGAGCGAGCAGCAGGTGGCGGTGCTGCGCGGGCTCGTGCCGCTGGTGCAGGAGCGCATGCAGCGTCTCGACGAGGTGCAGCGCTACGCGCCGGCCTTCCTGCGCGAGGCGGTCGACTTCGAGGCCGACAGCGTGACCAAGGTGTTCGGCAAGGCGGGCTCGGTCGAGGCGATCGAGGCCGCCGGGCGGGTGCTGGCCAACGTCGACTTCGACGTCGAGGCCATCGAGTCGGCGTTGCGCGGGTTGCCCGAGGAGCTGGGCATCGGCTTCGGCAAGGTCGCACAGCCGATCCGGGTGGCGGTGACCGGCTCGTCGGTGAGTCCGCCGCTGTTCGAGTCGATCGAGTTGCTGGGGCGCCAGCGCACGCTGGCCCGCCTCGAGGCCGCGCTGCCGGTGGCCCGGGACGCCCGCGGCGAACGCTGA
- the purB gene encoding adenylosuccinate lyase: MPVSIPNVLAARYASPPMRELWSPRGKVVLERQLWLAVLRAQRELGVDVPDGVVEDYEAVVEQVDLEAIAARERVTRHDVKARIEEFCALAGHEHVHKGMTSRDLTENVEQLQVRRALELVRDRCVASLALLADRAAEHTGLVMAGRSHNVAAQATTLGKRFANAGEELLQATRRIEELLDRYPLRGIKGPVGTQQDMLDLLGEPERLDELEVRVQQHLGFAARLDNVGQVYPRSLDLDVVAALVQVAAGPSSLATTIRLMAGQELATEGFQPGQVGSSAMPHKMNSRSCERVNGLKVVLDGHLVMVAGLAGHQWNEGDVSDSVVRRVALPDAFFALDGLFETFLTVLVEFGAYPAVVERELTRYLPFLATTKVLVAAVRAGVGRESAHEAIKEHAVASALALRETAQADNDLLDRLAADERIPLDRAALDALLADRLGFVGAAGEQVARFVDEVAELTHRHPQAATYRPGAIL; the protein is encoded by the coding sequence GTGCCCGTGTCGATCCCCAACGTGCTCGCCGCCCGCTACGCCAGCCCGCCGATGCGCGAGCTGTGGTCGCCGCGGGGCAAGGTCGTGCTCGAGCGCCAGCTGTGGCTGGCCGTGCTGCGGGCGCAGCGCGAGCTCGGCGTCGACGTCCCCGACGGAGTCGTCGAGGACTACGAGGCGGTCGTCGAGCAGGTCGACCTCGAGGCCATCGCCGCCCGCGAGCGCGTGACGCGCCACGACGTCAAGGCGCGCATCGAGGAGTTCTGCGCCCTGGCCGGCCACGAGCACGTGCACAAGGGCATGACCTCGCGTGACCTGACCGAGAACGTCGAACAGCTGCAGGTCCGCCGTGCGCTGGAACTGGTACGCGACCGCTGCGTGGCGAGCTTGGCGCTGCTCGCGGACCGGGCCGCCGAGCACACCGGGCTGGTGATGGCCGGACGCAGCCACAACGTCGCGGCGCAGGCCACCACGCTCGGCAAGCGGTTCGCCAACGCCGGCGAGGAGTTGCTGCAGGCCACCCGCCGGATCGAGGAACTGCTGGACCGCTATCCCCTGCGCGGCATCAAGGGTCCGGTCGGTACGCAGCAGGACATGCTCGACCTGCTGGGCGAACCCGAACGGCTCGACGAACTCGAGGTGCGGGTGCAGCAGCACCTCGGCTTCGCGGCGCGGCTCGACAACGTCGGCCAGGTCTATCCGCGCTCGCTCGACCTCGACGTCGTCGCGGCCCTGGTCCAGGTCGCCGCGGGGCCGTCCAGCCTGGCGACCACGATCCGGCTGATGGCGGGGCAGGAGCTGGCCACCGAGGGCTTCCAGCCCGGTCAGGTCGGTTCGTCGGCCATGCCCCACAAGATGAACTCGCGTTCGTGCGAGCGGGTCAACGGCCTCAAGGTCGTCCTCGACGGCCACCTCGTGATGGTGGCCGGCCTGGCCGGCCACCAGTGGAACGAGGGGGACGTGTCCGACTCGGTGGTGCGGCGGGTCGCGCTGCCCGACGCGTTCTTCGCCCTCGACGGCCTGTTCGAGACCTTCCTGACCGTGCTCGTCGAGTTCGGCGCCTACCCGGCGGTCGTCGAGCGTGAACTGACCCGCTACCTGCCGTTCCTGGCGACCACGAAGGTGCTGGTCGCCGCCGTGCGTGCCGGGGTCGGACGCGAGAGCGCCCACGAGGCGATCAAGGAACACGCGGTCGCGTCGGCGCTGGCCCTGCGCGAGACGGCGCAGGCCGACAACGATCTGCTGGACCGGCTCGCCGCCGACGAGCGGATCCCGCTCGACCGGGCGGCCCTGGACGCACTGCTCGCCGACCGTCTCGGCTTCGTCGGCGCGGCCGGCGAGCAGGTCGCGCGGTTCGTCGACGAGGTGGCGGAACTGACCCACCGTCACCCGCAGGCGGCGACCTACCGGCCCGGCGCGATCCTCTGA
- a CDS encoding EAL domain-containing protein — translation MHPTDLDWRDALAATIGGRRTPQLALQPIVDLQRGTVVGHEVLARFPGRPEATPDRWFAAAERFGIGPALSRTVLEVAMARLPDLPPDTFLTVNLEPVHVTDVDVQRVLLSAGRLDRVVVELTEHAAIDDLAPVLDGIELLRSAGARTAIDDAGSGYAGLQTLLRLRPDLIKLDRSLVQDLDHDPAKRVLLRAVGEIADGIDAWVLGEGIETRGELDELVTAGVPLGQGHLLGRPAWSWTTEIPLDVARAILERIAVLRQTSLV, via the coding sequence GTGCATCCGACCGACCTCGACTGGCGCGACGCGCTGGCGGCGACCATCGGCGGCCGACGTACGCCCCAACTGGCCCTGCAGCCGATCGTCGACCTGCAGCGCGGCACCGTCGTCGGTCACGAGGTCCTCGCCCGCTTCCCCGGGCGGCCGGAGGCGACCCCCGACCGGTGGTTCGCCGCCGCCGAACGGTTCGGGATCGGGCCCGCGCTGTCGCGAACGGTGCTCGAGGTGGCGATGGCCCGGTTGCCCGACCTGCCGCCCGACACGTTCCTGACGGTCAATCTCGAACCGGTGCACGTCACCGACGTCGACGTGCAGCGGGTCCTGCTGAGCGCTGGCCGGCTCGACCGGGTGGTGGTCGAGCTCACCGAACACGCCGCGATCGACGACCTCGCACCCGTGCTGGACGGGATCGAGCTCCTGCGCAGCGCCGGCGCCCGCACCGCCATCGACGACGCCGGATCGGGCTACGCGGGCCTGCAGACGCTGCTGCGCCTGCGACCCGACCTGATCAAGCTCGACCGCTCGCTGGTCCAGGACCTGGATCACGACCCGGCCAAGCGCGTGCTGCTGCGGGCGGTCGGCGAGATCGCGGACGGCATCGACGCGTGGGTCCTCGGCGAGGGCATCGAGACCCGCGGGGAGCTCGACGAGCTCGTCACCGCGGGCGTGCCTCTCGGGCAGGGCCATCTGCTCGGTCGGCCGGCGTGGAGCTGGACCACCGAGATCCCGCTCGACGTCGCGCGCGCCATCCTCGAGCGCATCGCCGTGCTGCGGCAGACCTCGTTGGTGTGA
- a CDS encoding DUF1059 domain-containing protein, whose product MKQFACGDVVPGCQASFVGIDDEAILLQVGAHARVDHGLVEIPDALAQSVVDHIALV is encoded by the coding sequence GTGAAGCAGTTCGCCTGCGGGGACGTCGTCCCCGGCTGTCAGGCCTCGTTCGTCGGCATCGACGACGAGGCGATCCTCCTGCAGGTCGGCGCGCACGCCCGCGTGGACCACGGCCTGGTCGAGATCCCCGACGCCCTGGCCCAGTCGGTGGTCGACCACATCGCGCTGGTCTGA
- a CDS encoding TspO/MBR family protein, translated as MQTIVEEATVGVEVEQRSRTGDTRRNVVALLVLVVVAAAAGFVGNLLQGDDVGERYLALDRPAWAPPQEAFGIVWPVLYLLIAIAAWQVWRTSGGLAAARGPLTLWAAQLVVNAVWPGVFFGAGAFWPAVAVILLLDVLVVGTLVQFWQRSMLAGVLLLPYLAWIFYATGLNLAIALAN; from the coding sequence ATGCAGACAATCGTCGAGGAGGCAACGGTGGGGGTCGAGGTCGAGCAGCGGTCGCGGACGGGTGACACGCGGCGCAACGTGGTGGCGTTGCTGGTCCTCGTGGTCGTCGCCGCAGCGGCCGGATTCGTCGGCAACCTGCTGCAGGGCGACGACGTCGGCGAGCGCTACCTCGCGCTGGACCGTCCGGCGTGGGCGCCACCGCAGGAGGCCTTCGGCATCGTCTGGCCGGTTCTGTACCTGCTGATCGCGATCGCCGCCTGGCAGGTGTGGCGCACGTCGGGCGGGCTGGCGGCGGCGCGGGGGCCGCTGACGCTGTGGGCCGCGCAGCTGGTCGTCAACGCCGTCTGGCCCGGCGTGTTCTTCGGTGCCGGGGCGTTCTGGCCGGCGGTCGCCGTGATCCTGCTGCTCGACGTGCTGGTCGTGGGGACGCTCGTGCAGTTCTGGCAGCGCTCGATGCTGGCCGGTGTCCTGCTGCTGCCCTACCTCGCGTGGATCTTCTACGCCACCGGGCTCAACCTCGCGATCGCACTGGCGAACTGA
- a CDS encoding fumarylacetoacetate hydrolase family protein has translation MARIVRFVHAQTGPSPRYGVLEDDGQVAVIEPHPFTRFTPSGARVPLEGLHLLAPVIPSKIVCVGKNYRDHVAEMGGEVPAEPLLFLKPSSSVIGPGEPIRLPTDLSDEVHHEAEVAVVIGKLLQRVTPEQALDGILGYTAANDVTARDWQRRESQWFRGKGFDTFCPLGPAIATGLDAADLRVRCWVDDELRQDGTTADLVFDVARLVAEASQVVTLLPSDVLLTGTPAGVGPLLPGQRVRVEIDGVGTLENPVVDRQAGATAETRSNGHDTP, from the coding sequence ATGGCCCGCATCGTCCGCTTCGTCCATGCCCAGACCGGCCCGTCGCCGCGTTACGGGGTGCTCGAGGACGACGGGCAGGTGGCCGTGATCGAGCCGCACCCCTTCACCCGGTTCACCCCGTCCGGGGCACGGGTCCCGCTCGAGGGGCTGCACCTGCTCGCGCCGGTCATCCCGTCCAAGATCGTGTGTGTCGGCAAGAACTACCGCGACCACGTCGCCGAGATGGGTGGGGAGGTCCCCGCGGAGCCGCTGTTGTTCCTCAAGCCGTCCTCGTCGGTGATCGGTCCGGGTGAGCCGATCCGACTGCCCACCGACCTCAGCGACGAGGTGCACCACGAGGCCGAGGTGGCGGTGGTGATCGGCAAGCTGCTGCAGCGGGTCACGCCCGAGCAGGCCCTCGACGGCATCCTCGGTTACACGGCCGCCAACGACGTCACCGCCCGCGACTGGCAGCGTCGCGAGAGCCAGTGGTTCCGCGGCAAGGGCTTCGACACCTTCTGTCCGCTGGGTCCGGCGATCGCGACCGGCCTCGACGCCGCCGACCTGCGCGTGCGGTGCTGGGTGGACGACGAGCTGCGCCAGGACGGCACCACCGCCGACCTCGTGTTCGACGTCGCGCGGCTGGTCGCCGAGGCGTCCCAGGTGGTCACCCTGCTGCCCAGCGACGTGCTGCTCACCGGAACGCCGGCCGGGGTCGGTCCGCTCCTGCCCGGGCAGCGGGTGCGGGTCGAGATCGACGGTGTCGGCACGCTCGAGAACCCGGTCGTCGACCGGCAGGCCGGCGCGACCGCCGAGACCCGCAGCAACGGCCACGACACCCCGTGA
- the cimA gene encoding citramalate synthase codes for MTDATAHSPLPAPAAGLDLYDTTLRDGTQREGVSLSVEDKLRVARRMDELGVAYIEGGWPGANPKDTAFFARAADGELALEHATLVAFGMTRGAGRPAEADPLLQALVDARTEVICLVGKSWGYHVDEALGVPRAENLAMVADSVRHLTSLGKRVFFDAEHFFDGVARDGAYAREVVTAAAEAGAECVVLCDTNGGAMPWDVAELVGGLVHDLPSSVGLHFHDDGGCAVANSLLGIEAGATHVQGTANGLGERCGNANLFTILADLQLKRGLRLVPPDRLERLTEISHTVAELCNQTTPSVAPYVGHTAFSHKAGLHASALAKAPDMYQHVEPEDVGNRQRLVVSELAGRSNIVLKARELGVAVDDEQARTVLAEVKRREAAGWTYEAADASFDLLLRRVTGSLPAADEPFRSRHYRVSVAGGADEASAATEGPAEAILAVEVAGQRRLGAGEGNGPVDALDRAFRNAVNGTWPQLDRVHLSDYKVRVLEASAGTDAVTRVLVTSTDGVDVWDTVGVHPNVVEASWLALSDAYTHAILRVHWQQTAEV; via the coding sequence GTGACGGACGCCACCGCGCACAGCCCGCTCCCGGCCCCGGCAGCAGGACTGGACCTGTACGACACGACGCTGCGGGACGGCACCCAGCGCGAGGGCGTGAGCCTGTCGGTCGAGGACAAGCTGCGGGTCGCCCGCCGCATGGACGAGCTCGGCGTGGCCTACATCGAGGGCGGCTGGCCGGGCGCCAACCCGAAGGACACCGCCTTCTTCGCGCGCGCCGCCGACGGCGAACTCGCGCTCGAGCACGCCACCCTGGTCGCCTTCGGCATGACCCGTGGCGCCGGGCGTCCCGCCGAGGCCGACCCGCTGCTGCAGGCACTGGTCGATGCCCGCACCGAGGTGATCTGCCTCGTCGGCAAGTCCTGGGGCTACCACGTCGACGAGGCACTCGGGGTCCCGCGTGCCGAGAACCTCGCGATGGTCGCCGACTCGGTCCGGCACCTCACCTCGCTCGGCAAGCGCGTGTTCTTCGACGCCGAGCACTTCTTCGACGGCGTCGCCCGCGACGGCGCCTACGCCCGCGAGGTGGTGACCGCCGCGGCCGAGGCCGGCGCCGAGTGCGTGGTGCTGTGCGACACCAACGGCGGCGCGATGCCCTGGGACGTGGCCGAACTCGTCGGCGGCCTGGTGCACGACCTGCCGAGCTCGGTCGGCCTGCACTTCCACGATGACGGTGGCTGCGCGGTCGCCAACTCGCTGCTGGGCATCGAGGCCGGCGCGACCCACGTGCAGGGCACCGCCAATGGTCTCGGCGAGCGGTGCGGCAACGCGAACCTGTTCACGATCCTGGCCGACCTGCAGCTCAAGCGGGGTCTGCGGCTGGTCCCGCCCGACCGGCTCGAGCGGCTCACCGAGATCAGCCACACCGTCGCCGAACTGTGCAACCAGACCACCCCGTCGGTCGCCCCCTACGTCGGGCACACCGCGTTCAGTCACAAGGCCGGCCTGCACGCCTCCGCGCTGGCCAAGGCACCGGACATGTACCAGCACGTCGAGCCCGAGGACGTCGGCAACCGGCAGCGTCTCGTCGTCAGCGAACTCGCCGGCCGCTCCAACATCGTGCTCAAGGCCAGGGAGCTGGGGGTCGCCGTCGACGACGAGCAGGCCCGCACGGTGCTGGCCGAGGTCAAGCGGCGGGAAGCGGCAGGGTGGACCTACGAGGCGGCGGACGCCTCGTTCGACCTGCTGCTGCGCCGGGTCACCGGGTCCCTGCCGGCGGCCGACGAGCCGTTCCGATCGCGTCACTACCGGGTCAGCGTCGCCGGTGGTGCCGACGAGGCCTCGGCCGCGACCGAGGGGCCGGCCGAGGCGATCCTGGCCGTGGAGGTCGCCGGACAGCGTCGGCTCGGGGCAGGGGAGGGAAACGGGCCCGTCGACGCGCTCGACCGGGCGTTCCGCAACGCGGTGAACGGCACCTGGCCGCAGCTCGACCGGGTGCACCTGTCCGACTACAAGGTCCGTGTGCTCGAGGCCTCCGCCGGCACCGACGCCGTCACGCGGGTGCTGGTCACCTCGACCGACGGCGTGGACGTCTGGGACACCGTCGGCGTGCACCCCAACGTCGTCGAGGCGTCGTGGCTCGCGCTCTCGGACGCCTACACCCATGCGATCCTGCGGGTCCACTGGCAGCAAACAGCCGAGGTCTGA
- a CDS encoding dodecin — protein sequence MSHVYKKVELVGSSREGVDDAIRRAVSKASESLHNLDWFEVKEIRGWIQDGNVQHTQVTLQVGFRIDGDADD from the coding sequence ATGTCGCACGTCTACAAGAAGGTCGAACTCGTCGGGTCCAGCCGTGAAGGCGTCGACGACGCCATCCGTCGGGCCGTGAGCAAGGCCTCGGAGTCGCTGCACAACCTCGACTGGTTCGAGGTCAAGGAGATCCGCGGGTGGATCCAGGACGGCAACGTCCAGCACACCCAGGTGACGCTCCAGGTCGGGTTCCGCATCGACGGGGACGCCGACGACTGA
- a CDS encoding PLP-dependent cysteine synthase family protein: MAAGDIDRSDPARRAWIAEAVRLLEADANRSADTHLHVFPLPPDWGIDLYVKDESVHPTGSLKHRLARSLFLYALANGWLGPDTTVVEASSGSTAVSEAYFARLLGLPFVTVVPRTTSPAKIAVIERYGGRCHLVERAPDMYDEARRLADECGGHYLDQFTYAERATDWRGNNNIAESVFQQMARERHPVPTWIVVGAGTGGTSATFGRYVRYRQYDTWVAVVDPDDSAFLGGYATGDAGHTTGLPSRIAGIGRPRVEPSFVPTVIDRMLHVPDAASIAAMRAAAEPLGHPVGGSTGTNLWGAFRLVAELRDAGDTGSVVTLLCDGAEAYTDTYLDDGWVAAQGLDPAPYAATIATFLAGGAWREPAPASSLR, translated from the coding sequence GTGGCGGCTGGTGACATCGACCGCAGCGACCCGGCGCGGCGCGCCTGGATCGCGGAGGCCGTGCGGCTGCTCGAGGCCGACGCCAACCGGTCCGCGGACACCCACCTGCACGTGTTCCCGCTGCCGCCCGACTGGGGGATCGACCTCTACGTCAAGGACGAGTCGGTCCACCCGACGGGGTCGCTCAAGCACCGGCTCGCCCGCTCGCTGTTCCTCTATGCCCTCGCCAACGGTTGGCTCGGGCCCGACACCACCGTCGTCGAGGCGTCGTCAGGATCGACCGCCGTCTCGGAGGCGTACTTCGCCCGCCTGCTCGGGCTGCCGTTCGTGACCGTCGTGCCACGCACGACCTCCCCCGCCAAGATCGCGGTCATCGAGCGCTACGGCGGGCGCTGCCACCTCGTCGAACGCGCTCCCGACATGTACGACGAGGCGCGGCGACTGGCCGACGAGTGCGGCGGCCACTACCTCGACCAGTTCACCTACGCCGAGCGGGCGACCGACTGGCGCGGCAACAACAACATCGCCGAGTCGGTGTTCCAGCAGATGGCACGCGAGCGTCATCCCGTCCCGACCTGGATCGTGGTCGGGGCCGGGACCGGAGGGACCTCGGCGACCTTCGGGCGCTACGTCCGCTACCGCCAGTACGACACTTGGGTCGCCGTCGTCGACCCGGACGACTCGGCCTTCCTCGGCGGCTACGCGACCGGTGACGCCGGTCACACCACCGGCCTGCCCTCGCGCATCGCGGGCATCGGCCGGCCGCGCGTCGAGCCGAGTTTCGTCCCGACCGTCATCGACCGCATGCTGCACGTCCCCGACGCGGCCAGCATCGCGGCCATGCGTGCCGCCGCCGAGCCGCTCGGTCACCCGGTCGGCGGGTCGACCGGCACCAACCTGTGGGGCGCGTTCCGTCTCGTCGCCGAGTTGCGCGACGCGGGAGACACCGGCTCGGTGGTCACGCTGCTGTGCGACGGCGCGGAGGCCTACACCGACACCTACCTCGACGACGGCTGGGTGGCCGCGCAGGGCCTCGACCCGGCCCCGTACGCCGCCACCATCGCGACCTTCCTCGCCGGCGGTGCCTGGCGCGAGCCCGCGCCGGCGTCGTCGCTACGGTGA